One segment of Streptomyces sp. TG1A-8 DNA contains the following:
- a CDS encoding TerD family protein, with translation MTVNMTKGQAISLEKKDGATLTAVRMGLGWRAAKRRGLFGSRTREIDLDASAVLFAGKEPVDVVFFRHLVSDDGSVRHTGDNLVGGVGQGGDDEAVLVDLQRVPVHVDQIVFTVNSFTGQTFQEVENAFCRLVDETNGQELARYTLAGGGQYTAQIMAKVHRSGSGWTMTALGAPANGRTFQDLMPAIQPHL, from the coding sequence GTGACCGTCAACATGACCAAGGGTCAGGCCATCAGCCTGGAGAAGAAGGACGGGGCCACCCTGACCGCGGTCCGCATGGGTCTCGGCTGGCGGGCGGCCAAGCGGCGCGGTCTGTTCGGCTCCCGCACGCGCGAGATCGACCTGGACGCCTCGGCGGTGCTGTTCGCCGGGAAGGAGCCGGTCGACGTGGTCTTCTTCCGTCACCTGGTGAGCGACGACGGCTCCGTGCGCCACACCGGTGACAACCTCGTCGGCGGCGTCGGCCAAGGCGGTGACGACGAGGCCGTCCTCGTGGACCTGCAGCGCGTCCCGGTCCACGTCGACCAGATCGTCTTCACCGTGAACTCCTTCACCGGCCAGACCTTCCAGGAGGTGGAGAACGCCTTCTGCCGTCTCGTGGACGAGACCAACGGCCAGGAACTCGCCCGCTACACGCTGGCCGGCGGCGGCCAGTACACCGCCCAGATCATGGCGAAGGTGCACCGGTCCGGCTCCGGCTGGACGATGACCGCCCTGGGAGCCCCGGCCAACGGCCGCACCTTCCAGGACCTCATGCCGGCGATCCAGCCGCACCTGTAG
- the uvrB gene encoding excinuclease ABC subunit UvrB, protein MRPVSHIERTVAPFEVVSPYQPSGDQPAAIAELAKRVEAGEKDVVLLGATGTGKSATTAWMIERLQRPTLVMAPNKTLAAQLANEFRELLPNNAVEYFVSYYDYYQPEAYVPQSDTYIEKDSSINEEVERLRHSATNSLLTRRDVVVVASVSCIYGLGTPQEYVDRMVPLRVGDEIDRDELLRRFVDIQYTRNDLAFTRGTFRVRGDTIEIFPVYEELAVRIEMFGDEIEALSTLHPLTGEIISDDRQLYVFPASHYVAGPERMERAVNGIEKELGERLAELEKQGRLLEAQRLRMRTTYDIEMLRQIGTCSGVENYSMHFDGRLPGSPPNTLLDYFPDDFLLVIDESHVTVPQIGAMYEGDASRKRTLVDHGFRLPSALDNRPLKWEEFQERIDQTVYLSATPGTYELSRADGVVEQIIRPTGLVDPQVVVKPTEGQIDDLVHEIRKRTEKDERVLVTTLTKKMAEDLTDYFLELGIQVRYLHSDVDTLRRIELLRELRSGEFDVLVGINLLREGLDLPEVSLVAILDADKEGFLRSGTSLIQTIGRAARNVSGEVHMYADKITPAMEKAIDETNRRREKQVAYNTANGIDPQPLRKKINDIVAQIAREEVDTEQLLDSGYRKLKDGKGAKAPVPALGGKAAAGAKAGGTARSAKGGATATVPTDRPAAELAEQIEAMTERMRAAAAELHFEVAARLRDEVSEMKKELRQMREAGLG, encoded by the coding sequence ATGCGGCCCGTTTCCCACATCGAACGCACGGTGGCGCCCTTCGAGGTCGTCAGCCCCTACCAGCCCAGCGGTGACCAGCCGGCGGCCATCGCCGAGCTGGCCAAGCGCGTGGAGGCCGGCGAGAAGGACGTCGTCCTGCTCGGCGCGACCGGCACCGGCAAGTCCGCCACCACCGCGTGGATGATCGAAAGACTCCAGCGCCCCACCCTGGTCATGGCGCCGAACAAGACGCTGGCCGCCCAGCTGGCCAACGAGTTCCGCGAGCTGCTGCCGAACAACGCGGTCGAGTACTTCGTCTCGTACTACGACTACTACCAGCCCGAGGCCTACGTCCCCCAGTCGGACACCTACATCGAGAAGGACTCCTCGATCAACGAGGAGGTCGAACGGCTGCGCCACTCGGCGACGAACTCGCTGCTCACCCGCCGTGACGTCGTCGTGGTCGCCTCCGTCTCCTGCATCTACGGCCTCGGCACCCCCCAGGAGTACGTGGACCGGATGGTCCCCCTCCGGGTCGGCGACGAGATCGACCGGGACGAGCTGCTGCGCCGCTTCGTCGACATCCAGTACACCCGCAACGACCTGGCCTTCACCCGGGGCACCTTCCGGGTCCGCGGCGACACCATCGAGATCTTCCCGGTCTACGAGGAGCTGGCCGTCCGCATCGAGATGTTCGGTGACGAGATCGAGGCGCTGTCCACGCTGCACCCGCTCACCGGCGAGATCATCAGCGACGACCGGCAGCTGTACGTCTTCCCCGCCTCCCACTACGTCGCCGGCCCCGAACGCATGGAGCGGGCCGTCAACGGCATCGAGAAGGAGCTGGGGGAGCGCCTCGCCGAGCTGGAGAAGCAGGGCAGGCTCCTGGAGGCGCAGCGCCTGCGGATGCGCACCACGTACGACATCGAGATGCTCCGGCAGATCGGCACCTGCTCCGGCGTGGAGAACTACTCGATGCACTTCGACGGCCGCCTGCCCGGCTCCCCGCCCAACACCCTGCTGGACTACTTCCCGGACGACTTCCTGCTCGTCATCGACGAGTCGCACGTGACCGTCCCGCAGATCGGCGCCATGTACGAAGGTGACGCCTCCCGCAAGCGCACCCTGGTCGACCACGGCTTCCGGCTGCCCTCCGCACTGGACAACCGCCCCCTGAAGTGGGAGGAGTTCCAGGAACGCATCGATCAGACCGTCTACCTGTCGGCGACCCCGGGCACCTACGAGCTGTCCCGCGCGGACGGCGTGGTCGAGCAGATCATCCGCCCGACCGGCCTGGTCGACCCCCAGGTCGTGGTCAAGCCCACCGAGGGCCAGATCGACGACCTGGTGCACGAGATCCGCAAGCGCACCGAGAAGGACGAGCGCGTCCTCGTCACCACGCTCACCAAGAAGATGGCCGAGGACCTCACCGACTACTTCCTGGAACTCGGCATCCAGGTGCGCTACCTGCACAGCGACGTGGACACCCTCCGCCGGATCGAGCTGCTGCGCGAACTGCGCTCCGGCGAGTTCGACGTCCTGGTGGGCATCAACCTCCTGCGCGAGGGCCTCGACCTGCCCGAGGTGTCCCTGGTCGCCATCCTGGACGCCGACAAGGAGGGCTTCCTGCGCTCCGGGACCTCGCTGATCCAGACCATCGGCCGCGCGGCGCGCAACGTCTCCGGCGAGGTCCACATGTACGCCGACAAGATCACGCCGGCGATGGAGAAGGCCATCGACGAGACCAACCGGCGCCGGGAGAAGCAGGTCGCCTACAACACGGCCAACGGCATCGACCCGCAGCCGTTGCGCAAGAAGATCAACGACATCGTCGCGCAGATCGCCCGCGAGGAGGTCGACACCGAACAGCTCCTCGACTCCGGGTACCGCAAGCTGAAGGACGGCAAGGGCGCCAAGGCACCCGTGCCGGCGCTCGGCGGGAAGGCGGCCGCGGGCGCGAAGGCCGGCGGGACCGCCAGGTCCGCCAAGGGCGGGGCCACGGCCACGGTGCCCACGGACCGTCCCGCGGCCGAGCTCGCCGAGCAGATCGAGGCGATGACGGAGCGCATGCGGGCGGCCGCCGCGGAGCTCCACTTCGAGGTTGCCGCCCGGCTGCGCGACGAGGTCTCCGAGATGAAGAAGGAGCTGCGCCAGATGCGCGAGGCGGGACTGGGCTGA
- a CDS encoding MHYT domain-containing protein encodes MQGTVDGISYGVVTPLVAYLMACLGGALGLRCTTRSLLVTHARRPAWLALGSAAIGSGIWTMHFIAMMGFTIDGTSIRYDEPMTYASLGLAIGMVGVGVFIVGYRGASGTALFTGGTITGLGVASMHYLGMASMHFGGRFTYDTLTVAASVVIAVVAATAALWAAGRVRGFLWSVGASLVMGLAVSGMHYTGMAALSVHLHGAPGAPAGGPTTTPLAPMLIGPLAFLLLAGVVVLFDPLMVTGGPGRAVIEHKPGVPAAALAARPDRHAPHHPGRRPVHHPAHPAHHGSRTPQNR; translated from the coding sequence ATGCAGGGCACGGTCGACGGAATCAGCTACGGGGTGGTCACCCCGCTGGTGGCCTATCTGATGGCCTGCCTCGGCGGCGCCCTCGGCCTGCGCTGCACCACACGGTCCCTGCTGGTCACACATGCCCGGCGCCCCGCCTGGCTGGCCCTCGGGTCGGCCGCGATCGGCTCCGGCATCTGGACGATGCACTTCATCGCCATGATGGGCTTCACCATCGACGGGACGTCCATCCGCTACGACGAACCGATGACCTACGCGAGCCTGGGCCTCGCCATCGGCATGGTGGGTGTGGGCGTCTTCATCGTCGGCTACCGGGGCGCCAGCGGCACCGCCCTGTTCACCGGCGGCACGATCACCGGTCTGGGCGTCGCCTCGATGCACTACCTCGGCATGGCGAGCATGCACTTCGGCGGGCGGTTCACCTACGACACCCTCACCGTCGCGGCCTCCGTCGTCATCGCCGTCGTCGCCGCCACTGCCGCCCTGTGGGCGGCCGGACGCGTCCGGGGCTTCCTGTGGAGCGTGGGGGCGAGCCTCGTCATGGGGCTCGCCGTCAGCGGCATGCACTACACCGGCATGGCCGCGCTCAGCGTCCACCTGCACGGCGCCCCCGGCGCCCCCGCGGGCGGCCCGACGACCACGCCGCTCGCGCCGATGCTGATCGGCCCGCTGGCCTTCCTGCTCCTCGCCGGCGTCGTCGTGCTGTTCGATCCGCTCATGGTCACGGGCGGGCCGGGCCGGGCCGTCATCGAGCACAAACCGGGCGTCCCGGCCGCCGCCCTCGCCGCCCGCCCGGACCGCCACGCGCCGCACCACCCCGGCCGGCGGCCGGTCCACCACCCCGCGCACCCCGCGCACCACGGCTCCCGCACCCCGCAGAACCGCTGA